In Triticum urartu cultivar G1812 chromosome 6, Tu2.1, whole genome shotgun sequence, the following proteins share a genomic window:
- the LOC125514211 gene encoding secretory carrier-associated membrane protein 5-like yields MYRDPNPFDEGADDSAFSNGGGRGGAAGGGGGKSQFQFRPTEPVGFGAGGNGDAAVDIPLDNMNGSNGKQSELSQWQADLKRREADIKRREEALKSAGVPMEDKNWPPFFPIIHHDIANEIPANAQRLQYLAFASWLGIVLCLVWNFIAVTVCWIRGGDSKLFFLATIYGMLGVPLSYLMWYRPLYRAMRTDSAFSFGWFFLCYMLHIGFCIIAAIAPPIVFRGKSLTGILAAIDTFSDHALVGILYFVGFALFSLETVVSIWVLQRVYMYFRGHK; encoded by the exons ATGTACCGAGATCCCAATCCCTTCGACGAGGGCGCCGACGACAGCGCCTTCTCC AATGGGGGAGGACGCGGTGGTGCcgctggtggtggtggcggcaaGTCGCAGTTCCAGTTTCGCCCGACGGAGCCCGTCGGATTCGGCGCCGGTGGCAACGGGGACGCCGCCGTCGACATCCCCCTTGACAACATGAAC GGTTCGAATGGCAAGCAAAGTGAGCTCTCGCAGTGGCAGGCAGATCTCAAGAGGCGAGAGGCG GACATAAAGAGGAGGGAGGAAGCTCTCAAGAGTG CTGGGGTGCCCATGGAGGACAAGAACTGGCCGCCATTCTTCCCAATCATCCACCACGACATTGCCAATGAAATACCAGCCAACGCGCAGCGGTTGCAGTATCTTGCTTTTGCTAGCTGGCTCG GCATCGTGCTTTGCCTCGTTTGGAATTTCATTGCTGTCACAGTCTGTTGGATCAGAGGGGGGG ACTCTAAACTGTTTTTCCTGGCTACTATCTACGGTATGCTTGGAGTACCTTTGTCCTACTTGATGTGGTATAGGCCTCTGTACCGTGCAATGAG AACTGACAGCGCATTCAGCTTTGGGTGGTTTTTCCTTTGTTACATG CTCCACATTGGCTTTTGTATAATTGCTGCCATTGCTCCGCCGATCGTATTTCGTGGGAAGTCATTAAC GGGTATACTGGCTGCAATCGATACCTTCTCTGATCATGCATTAGTTGGG ATACTTTACTTTGTTGGATTTGCCTTGTTTTCACTGGAGACAGTTGTGAGCATTTGGGTTCTTCAG AGAGTATACATGTATTTCAGAGGGCACAAGTGA
- the LOC125514212 gene encoding phosphoribulokinase, chloroplastic has translation MAFCSPHSTTSLSSPCTTIPNSGFRQNQVILFTTRSSRRSNTRHGARTFQVSCAVEQPIVIGLAADSGCGKSTFMRRLTSVFGGAAEPPKGGNPDSNTLISDTTTVICLDDYHSLDRTGRKEKGVTALDPKANDFDLMYEQVKAIKEGKAIEKPIYNHVTGLLDPAELIQPPKIFVIEGLHPMYDERVRELLDFSIYLDISNEVKFAWKIQRDMAERGHSLESIKASIEARKPDFDAFIDPQKQYADAVIEVLPTQLIPDDNEGKVLRVKLIMKEGIKFFNPVYLFDEGSTINWIPCGRKLTCSYPGIKFSYGPDTYFGQEVSVLEMDGQFDRLDELIYVESHLSNLSTKFYGEVTQQMLKHADFPGSNNGTGLFQTIVGLKIRDLYEQIIAERAGVPAEAAKV, from the exons ATGGCATTCTGCAGCCCACACAGCACCACATCCCTGAGCTCCCCATGCACCACCATCCCAAACTCTGGCTTCAGGCAGAACCAAGTCATCCTCTTCACGACCAGAAGCAGCAGGAGGAGTAACACGAGGCATGGGGCAAGGACCTTCCAGGTCTCATGCGCAGTTGAGCAGCCAATAGTGATTGGCCTGGCAGCAGACTCGGGATGTGGGAAATCCACCTTCATGCGCCGGCTCACAAGCGTGTTTGGAGGTGCTGCAGAGCCACCCAAGGGCGGCAACCCGGACTCCAACACGCTCATCAGCGACACGACGACGGTCATATGCCTTGATGACTACCATTCCTTGGACAGAACCGGGAGGAAGGAGAAAGGTGTGACCGCCCTGGACCCCAAGGCAAACGACTTTGATCTCATGTATGAGCAGGTGAAGGCAATCAAGGAAGGCAAGGCTATTGAGAAGCCAATCTACAACCACGTCACTGGCCTCCTCGACCCGGCGGAGCTCATCCAGCCCCCCAAGATCTTCGTCATCGAGGGTTTGCATCCAAT GTACGATGAACGTGTGAGAGAGCTCCTTGATTTCAGCATCTACTTAGACATCAGCAATGAGGTTAAGTTCGCATGGAAAATTCAG AGAGACATGGCAGAGCGTGGGCACAGTCTTGAAAGCATCAAGGCTAGCATCGAAGCCAGGAAACCTGATTTTGATGCCTTTATTG ATCCGCAGAAGCAATACGCTGATGCTGTGATTGAAGTTCTGCCAACCCAGCTGATTCCTGATGACAACGAAGGAAAGGTGCTGAGAGTTAAATTGATCATGAAAGAAGGCATTAAGTTCTTCAACCCGGTTTACCTCTTCGATGAAGGAtcaaccatcaactggatcccTTGTGGAAGAAAGCTTACATGCTCTTATCCTGGCATCAAATTTTCCTATGGCCCAGACACTTACTTTGGCCAAGAG GTATCGGTGCTGGAGATGGATGGGCAATTTGACAGACTAGATGAACTCATCTATGTTGAGAGCCACCTAAGCAACCTCTCAACCAAGTTCTACGGGGAGGTGACACAGCAAATGCTAAAGCATGCAGACTTCCCAGGCAGCAACAATGGAACAGGTCTCTTCCAGACCATTGTAGGACTGAAGATTAGAGATCTCTATGAACAGATCATCGCTGAGAGGGCCGGCGTTCCTGCTGAAGCAGCAAAAGTTTGA